From a single Ascaphus truei isolate aAscTru1 chromosome 2, aAscTru1.hap1, whole genome shotgun sequence genomic region:
- the TXNL4A gene encoding thioredoxin-like protein 4A → MSYMLSHLHNGWQVDQAILSEEDRALVIRFGHDWDPTCMKMDEVLYSIAEKVKNFAVMYLVDITEVPDFNKMYELYDPCTVMFFFRNKHIMIDLGTGNNNKINWPMEDKQEMIDIVETVYRGARKGRGLVVSPKDYSTKYRY, encoded by the exons ATGTCGTACATGCTCTCTCACTTACACAATGGCTGGCAGGTCGACCAGGCTATTCTCTCGGAGGAAGACCGTGCCTTAGTTATCCGCTTTGGGCACGATTGGGATCCAACGTGTATGAAAATGGATGAAGTTTTATACAGCATCGCTGAGAAG GTTAAAAACTTTGCTGTTATGTATCTTGTGGATATCACAGAAGTACCCGACTTCAACAAGATGTACGAGTTGTATGATCCATGTACAGTCATGTTTTTCTTCAG GAACAAGCATATCATGATTGATTTAGGTACTGGTAATAACAACAAGATAAACTGGCCGATGGAAGACAAGCAAGAAATGATTGATATCGTAGAAACGGTTTACAGGGGAGCAAGAAAAGGCAGAGGTCTAGTAGTTTCTCCGAAAGACTATTCCACGAAGTATAGATATTGA